The DNA segment TGCGGCCCGAACGGGAACGATCCGTTCAGGCCGCATATCCGGCTATCGTTTAGCTTCTTCGTATGAAAGCACGTTAAAATACTTGCAGGCAAATTTAAAGAGAAATATTCCCAATGCCACGAGAAACAGGGTGACCATAAACTCGTTGGTCGTTGGGAAATAGCTTATGCCTTTTCCCTTGGCATGCCTGAGGAGGCCGAAAATACCGACATTCATGCGGTTGATCACGACGCCGATAATAACAAGGGAATTCACCAGCAGTATACTGTTTAAGCTGCTCCGCATGGCAGGTATAAGCAGCAGACACAGGGGGACGATAACACCGACAGCCATCTCAAGCAGATAGAGCCTGGACTCCATACTGCCGTCAAAAGCAACAGCAAGCCCGGGGCCGTTCAGAAGAACGAATACCTTCAGCACACAGTAAAATCCGAGCGCAACGATCGATCCTCTTGCAAGACCTGAAAGAATGCCCATATTGGCCTGATGCTTGAAGAACTTGGAGCTCAAAATAGATTCGAAACTGACCATCGAAAGTCCCATCATGATGGCAGAGACCAGGAAGCTGAACGGCAGGAGACTGCTGTACCAGAGCGGATGAAGTTTGTCAGGCACGATCAGATAGACCGCTCCCAGGGAAGACTGGTGAAGGGTCGAAAGGAGCGTGCCGAAG comes from the Nitrospirota bacterium genome and includes:
- the hybB gene encoding Ni/Fe-hydrogenase cytochrome b subunit, with translation MSTERHEIKMFTPMTLGLLIIIIAGAFSVYKRMTLGLGATTNLQDDFPWGFWIGFDVLGGVAMAAGGFVIASAVYLFNMKKYKPIARPAILTAFLGYLLAATGIFLDIGHPFRIWHPMVMWQINSIMFIVAIHVVIYTTVLAMESSPMFFERIGLKGVQRFVERIMMPIALFGTLLSTLHQSSLGAVYLIVPDKLHPLWYSSLLPFSFLVSAIMMGLSMVSFESILSSKFFKHQANMGILSGLARGSIVALGFYCVLKVFVLLNGPGLAVAFDGSMESRLYLLEMAVGVIVPLCLLLIPAMRSSLNSILLVNSLVIIGVVINRMNVGIFGLLRHAKGKGISYFPTTNEFMVTLFLVALGIFLFKFACKYFNVLSYEEAKR